In the genome of Burkholderia diffusa, one region contains:
- the ribBA gene encoding bifunctional 3,4-dihydroxy-2-butanone-4-phosphate synthase/GTP cyclohydrolase II, producing MTLATTLDIVDELRAGRMVLLVDEEDRENEGDLVIAADHVTPDAINFMARFGRGLICLTLTAERCEQLRLPPMADRNGTPFGTAFTVSIEAAEGVTTGISAADRARTIHAAVRAGARPDDLVQPGHVFPIAARPGGVLVRAGHTEAGCDLASLAGLTPASVICEVMNDDGTMARLPELKAFAAHHGLKIGTIADLIHYRREHESLVERVGERPLHTPWGRFRAIEYRDTVHGAPHLALVRGEPDSSTPVLTRVHECHSLLDLLDAEPSAHSWPLHAALQRIDAAGCGVAVLLDCDMRGDAMRTPTSHARRDGRVTGIGSQMLRDLGVRRLNVLSSPFRLPALSGHDLEIMAFIPLGDDDPESARAAHANSLRAA from the coding sequence ATGACGCTCGCCACGACGCTCGACATCGTCGACGAGCTGCGCGCGGGACGGATGGTCCTGCTCGTCGACGAAGAGGATCGCGAAAACGAAGGCGATCTCGTAATCGCCGCCGATCACGTGACGCCCGACGCGATCAACTTCATGGCGCGTTTCGGGCGCGGGCTGATCTGCCTGACGCTGACCGCCGAGCGCTGCGAGCAGCTGCGTCTGCCGCCGATGGCCGATCGCAACGGCACGCCGTTCGGCACCGCGTTCACCGTCAGCATCGAGGCTGCCGAAGGCGTGACGACCGGCATTTCCGCAGCTGATCGGGCGCGGACGATCCACGCGGCGGTCCGTGCGGGCGCGCGCCCCGATGATCTCGTGCAGCCGGGCCACGTGTTTCCGATCGCCGCACGCCCGGGCGGCGTGCTGGTGCGCGCGGGGCACACCGAGGCCGGCTGCGATCTCGCGTCGCTTGCCGGGCTCACGCCCGCATCGGTGATCTGCGAGGTGATGAACGACGACGGCACGATGGCGCGGCTGCCCGAGCTGAAGGCGTTCGCCGCGCATCACGGGCTGAAGATCGGCACGATCGCGGATCTGATCCATTACCGCCGCGAGCACGAATCGCTCGTCGAACGCGTCGGCGAACGGCCGCTGCATACGCCGTGGGGCCGATTCCGCGCGATCGAGTATCGCGACACCGTGCACGGCGCGCCGCATCTCGCGCTCGTGAGAGGCGAGCCCGATTCGTCGACGCCCGTGCTGACGCGCGTGCACGAATGCCATTCGCTGCTTGACCTGCTCGACGCGGAACCGTCCGCGCATTCGTGGCCGCTGCACGCGGCGCTACAGCGGATCGATGCGGCCGGCTGCGGCGTCGCGGTGCTGCTCGACTGCGATATGCGCGGCGACGCGATGCGAACGCCCACGAGCCACGCACGCCGCGACGGCCGCGTGACGGGGATCGGGTCGCAAATGCTGCGCGACCTTGGCGTGCGGCGGCTGAACGTGCTGTCGAGCCCATTCCGGCTGCCGGCGCTGTCGGGGCACGACCTGGAAATCATGGCGTTCATCCCGCTCGGCGACGACGATCCGGAAAGCGCCCGCGCTGCCCACGCGAACTCGCTGCGGGCCGCATGA
- a CDS encoding alpha/beta hydrolase, whose amino-acid sequence MPLDPQAHALLAALAQAPAIDFDQLTVPAYRASLAAGSAFAPGDAIAAEEDWQIPAPGRQLSARLYRPDAGGPLPLTVFFHGGGFVACGIDSHANLCRSLAARARTLVLSVDYRLAPEARFPAAAQDACDAVRWAAASAGDLGARAGAIAVAGDSAGGNLATVAALQLRGSRIAIAHQLLLYPVVDCATEHPSYESLGDGYFLTADAMRWFKRQYFDDGADRASPLASPLAVADLSGAAPATIVSAEFDPLRDEAEAYALRLAQAGTPVSLVRWPGQLHGFASMLGAVDAADRVLTFGADALRRAFDATEAQ is encoded by the coding sequence ATGCCGCTCGACCCTCAGGCGCACGCGCTGCTCGCCGCGCTCGCCCAAGCGCCCGCGATCGATTTCGATCAACTGACCGTGCCTGCGTACCGCGCGAGCCTCGCCGCAGGCAGCGCGTTCGCGCCCGGCGACGCGATTGCCGCCGAAGAGGACTGGCAGATCCCCGCACCAGGTCGTCAGTTGTCCGCACGACTGTATCGACCCGATGCCGGCGGGCCATTGCCGCTGACCGTGTTTTTCCACGGCGGCGGCTTCGTCGCGTGCGGTATCGATTCCCACGCGAACCTGTGCCGCAGCCTTGCCGCGCGGGCACGTACGCTCGTGCTGTCGGTCGATTACCGGCTCGCGCCGGAAGCACGCTTCCCGGCGGCTGCTCAGGACGCATGCGATGCCGTGCGCTGGGCCGCGGCCAGTGCAGGCGATCTCGGCGCGCGCGCCGGCGCGATCGCCGTGGCCGGCGACAGCGCCGGCGGCAACCTGGCGACGGTTGCCGCACTGCAATTGCGCGGGTCGCGCATCGCCATCGCGCACCAGTTGCTGCTGTATCCGGTCGTCGATTGCGCGACCGAGCATCCGTCGTATGAATCCCTCGGCGACGGTTATTTCCTGACGGCGGACGCGATGCGCTGGTTCAAGCGCCAGTATTTCGACGACGGCGCCGACCGCGCCTCGCCACTCGCGAGCCCGCTGGCAGTGGCGGACCTGTCGGGCGCGGCGCCGGCCACAATCGTGAGCGCGGAATTCGATCCGTTGCGCGACGAGGCCGAAGCGTACGCACTGCGTCTCGCGCAGGCCGGCACGCCGGTCTCGCTCGTGCGCTGGCCGGGGCAATTGCACGGCTTCGCGAGCATGCTCGGCGCGGTCGATGCGGCCGATCGCGTGCTGACCTTTGGCGCCGATGCGCTGCGCCGCGCGTTCGATGCGACGGAGGCGCAATGA
- a CDS encoding DNA-binding protein, which translates to MSDLTADESRLTAEIERLKADFPKTRELYREVCALMFFRFGITPTANRLYQLVRKGSMSTPTAVLGEFWAELREKSRVRIEHPDLPADLQAAAGDLVAALWRRSTTDAAAALDALRAEVEAERAAAKAEVAALQADLSRTETALEHRTSALLAAQVRIQELEQARAADEASRRALQADVDRLKSDNADADRALAQARADFTSQLDRLRDDAGRAEERLRASEKRALQEIDRERLAAARLQKELDAAATRAEQRETQHRKDLAALQGQLADTQRRCGVLEGQLDGARAANVAYVGELDALRAERASRSPVRRAPGRPAGGSLRAAKPVARKRVPRPA; encoded by the coding sequence ATGTCCGATCTCACCGCCGACGAATCCCGCCTGACCGCCGAAATCGAACGCCTGAAGGCCGATTTCCCGAAAACCCGCGAGCTATATCGCGAGGTCTGCGCATTGATGTTCTTCCGTTTCGGCATCACACCCACCGCGAACCGCCTGTACCAGCTCGTGCGCAAGGGCAGCATGAGCACGCCGACGGCGGTTCTCGGCGAGTTCTGGGCCGAGTTGCGGGAAAAGAGCCGGGTGCGCATCGAGCATCCCGACTTGCCGGCCGACCTGCAGGCGGCGGCGGGGGACCTCGTCGCCGCGCTGTGGCGCCGCTCGACCACCGATGCCGCCGCGGCGCTCGATGCACTGCGCGCCGAAGTCGAAGCCGAGCGGGCGGCAGCGAAGGCGGAAGTCGCGGCATTGCAGGCCGACCTGTCCCGCACCGAAACCGCGCTGGAGCACCGCACGAGCGCGCTGCTGGCCGCCCAGGTGCGCATTCAGGAACTCGAGCAGGCAAGGGCGGCCGACGAAGCATCGCGCCGCGCGTTGCAGGCGGACGTCGACCGGTTGAAGTCCGACAACGCGGACGCCGATCGTGCGTTGGCGCAAGCACGCGCCGATTTCACGTCGCAGCTCGACCGGTTGCGCGACGATGCGGGCCGGGCCGAGGAACGCTTGCGCGCATCGGAGAAACGGGCGCTTCAGGAGATCGACCGCGAACGGCTCGCGGCCGCGCGCCTTCAAAAGGAACTGGATGCAGCCGCGACGCGCGCCGAACAGCGCGAGACGCAGCACCGCAAGGATCTCGCGGCGCTGCAAGGGCAATTGGCCGACACACAGCGCCGCTGCGGGGTGCTCGAAGGCCAGCTCGATGGTGCGCGCGCGGCCAATGTCGCGTATGTCGGCGAGCTCGATGCATTGCGTGCCGAACGCGCATCACGCTCCCCGGTGCGCAGGGCGCCCGGTCGGCCGGCAGGCGGTAGCCTGCGCGCGGCGAAACCGGTCGCCAGGAAGCGCGTTCCCAGACCCGCGTGA
- a CDS encoding helix-turn-helix transcriptional regulator encodes METRWAPQESQSTSEEAGIGVADFSELMARIYQGPLETPPWAGALELVRRLLQANYVTLILRAAASDRRAPLSVHASEYGPVVPGDGEASYNNYYYSLDPFVGLPADRVVTVDDVFGDTGWLSSELYKQFLKPQDVRYILGADLRTPSGVECRFRVCRNHASKQFSARDKAICALLLPHLKRAVELHSRLDTAEVERSIYANAINRMQIGTITLDENGTIIDMNSVADEILKQNNGLTIARGTIEATDAQENRTLKRLIRHAVMGHHGTAAATVEAMPITRSFDKPRLGLLVRTVLLSDWSEDNKRRPAVTLFLRDPDRKPQGAQEIIRKLFDLTPAETSLALLLTNGLTLEEAAEESGISKNTARTHLRAIFSKTGVTRQATLVRILLGSVVPLG; translated from the coding sequence ATGGAGACGAGATGGGCTCCGCAAGAGAGCCAGTCAACAAGCGAGGAGGCCGGCATCGGCGTCGCGGATTTCAGCGAACTGATGGCGCGCATCTACCAGGGACCGTTGGAAACGCCGCCATGGGCGGGGGCGCTCGAGCTGGTTCGCCGGTTGCTACAGGCCAACTACGTGACGTTGATCCTGCGCGCGGCCGCGAGCGACCGTCGCGCGCCGCTGTCCGTGCATGCTTCGGAGTACGGCCCGGTCGTGCCGGGTGACGGCGAGGCGTCGTACAACAACTACTACTATTCGCTCGACCCGTTCGTCGGCCTGCCGGCCGATCGCGTGGTCACGGTCGACGACGTGTTCGGCGACACGGGCTGGCTGTCGAGCGAGCTGTACAAGCAGTTCCTGAAGCCGCAGGACGTGCGCTACATCCTCGGCGCGGACCTGCGCACGCCGTCGGGCGTCGAGTGCCGGTTCCGCGTGTGCCGCAATCATGCGTCGAAGCAGTTCTCCGCGCGCGACAAGGCGATCTGCGCGCTGCTGCTGCCGCATCTGAAGCGTGCGGTCGAGTTGCATTCGCGGCTCGACACGGCCGAGGTCGAGCGGTCGATCTACGCGAACGCGATCAACCGGATGCAGATCGGCACGATCACGCTCGACGAGAACGGCACGATCATCGACATGAACAGCGTCGCCGACGAGATCCTGAAGCAGAACAACGGTCTGACGATTGCGCGCGGCACGATCGAGGCGACCGATGCGCAGGAGAACCGCACGCTCAAGCGGCTGATCCGCCACGCGGTGATGGGCCATCACGGCACGGCGGCGGCGACCGTCGAGGCGATGCCGATCACGCGCAGTTTCGACAAGCCACGCCTTGGGCTGCTGGTGCGCACCGTGTTGCTGTCCGACTGGTCTGAGGACAACAAGCGCCGGCCGGCCGTCACGCTGTTCCTGCGCGACCCGGATCGCAAGCCGCAGGGCGCGCAGGAAATCATCCGCAAGCTGTTCGACCTGACGCCGGCCGAGACGTCGCTCGCGCTGCTGCTGACGAATGGGCTGACGCTCGAGGAGGCGGCGGAGGAGTCGGGGATCAGCAAGAACACAGCACGCACGCACCTGCGCGCGATCTTCTCGAAGACGGGCGTGACGCGCCAGGCGACGCTCGTGCGGATCCTGCTCGGGAGCGTGGTGCCGCTCGGCTGA
- a CDS encoding TetR/AcrR family transcriptional regulator, which produces MNASSGAEVRQHILNIAKPIMLHKGFSAVGLNEILAAAGIPKGSFYHYFGSKEAFGEALLESYFEGYLEHLDNLLRDQAGTGAQRLMTYWGNWLHTQCADDPEGKCLAVKLGAEVSDLSEAMRAVLRRGTGQIIERLAGGIEAGLADGSLSGVDDPAHTAAILYQLWLGATLLEKIHRNRKPLERAMLETRRMLNLPSFEPGGAQS; this is translated from the coding sequence ATGAATGCATCTTCAGGCGCGGAAGTCCGCCAGCACATCCTGAATATCGCGAAGCCGATCATGCTCCACAAGGGGTTCTCGGCGGTCGGTCTGAACGAGATTCTCGCCGCGGCGGGTATCCCGAAGGGCTCGTTCTACCATTATTTCGGCTCGAAAGAGGCGTTCGGCGAGGCGCTGCTCGAATCGTATTTCGAAGGCTACCTCGAGCATCTCGACAACCTGCTCCGCGATCAGGCCGGCACGGGCGCGCAGCGCCTGATGACGTACTGGGGCAACTGGCTGCACACGCAGTGCGCGGACGATCCGGAAGGCAAGTGCCTCGCGGTGAAGCTCGGCGCGGAAGTATCCGATCTGTCGGAGGCGATGCGCGCGGTCTTGCGGCGCGGCACCGGGCAGATCATCGAGCGGCTCGCGGGCGGGATCGAGGCCGGGCTGGCAGACGGCTCGCTGAGCGGCGTCGACGATCCGGCGCACACGGCCGCGATTCTCTACCAGCTGTGGCTCGGTGCCACGCTGCTGGAGAAGATTCACCGGAACCGCAAACCGCTCGAACGCGCGATGCTCGAAACGCGGCGGATGCTGAATCTGCCGTCCTTCGAGCCAGGCGGAGCGCAGTCGTAA